In Schistocerca piceifrons isolate TAMUIC-IGC-003096 unplaced genomic scaffold, iqSchPice1.1 HiC_scaffold_2479, whole genome shotgun sequence, one DNA window encodes the following:
- the LOC124743644 gene encoding piggyBac transposable element-derived protein 4-like — protein sequence MSRRGLRDEEIERLLCEIPSDEDSTVDTTDDESDYEASIVAEAIVSSEGEVSESEEESESTPPKRAADTAPTWGQQFNATSGMQFDSESGPSAFIRDIDDPEPIDIFEKIFPKELVQLIVFQTNLYATQSGKSFTPTTDNEIRTFLGINILMGIKRMPAYRDYWSSAPELHDRYIASLMAVNRFGWLLRNIHLNDNTLHPEKGHPGYDKLYKLRPVIKILSESFSKCYQPSKHLAIDESMIKFKGRNSMKQYMRDKPIKRGYKVWMLCDKTSYNLKFDIYTGKVGDTVQTGLGEHVVLSLSSELVNKGHYLYFDNYFNSYNLLAGLQQRNIYACGTVQPTRKHLPKLKTDKELSRGEFDWRVSNCGILYLKWKDKRAVHLLSNFHSPEVTTVTRRERDGSRIELPCPQAVMDYNAHMNNVDKFDQLKKSYEISRRSKKWWHRIFFHLLDVSIVNSYIIWKELGDREKMTAKVFRMSILQSLVTQKTPLRPSRLHESQVHVKKNKPYVSSRQRLDNSSHQPERTTARRCAKCSTKKKQVRTFWMCAECKVPLCLSKTKRCFQDFHKKE from the coding sequence atgtcaagaagaggcttacgagatgaagaaatcgaacgattattgtgtgaaattccatcagacgaggattccactgttgacaccacagatgacgaatctgattatgaagcaagcattgttgcggaggctattgtgtcgtctgaaggcgaagtttcagagagcgaggaagaaagtgagtccactccgccaaaacgcgctgctgacacagcgccaacttggggacaacaattcaatgctacctcaggaatgcagttcgacagtgaatcaggaccaagtgcttttattagggacattgatgatccagaacctatcgatatattcgaaaaaatatttccaaaagagctagttcagctaatcgttttccaaacaaatttatatgcgacgcaatctggcaagtctttcactccaacaactgacaatgaaatacgaactttcctgggaatcaacattttgatgggtataaagcgtatgccagcatacagagactactggtctagtgccccagaacttcatgatcgttatattgcatctctgatggcagtaaatcggtttggatggttactgaggaacattcatctgaatgataacacattgcatccagaaaaaggacacccaggttatgacaaactgtacaagctgcgaccagtgatcaagatactatctgaatctttttccaagtgttaccaacccagcaaacacctagcaattgatgagtcaatgatcaaattcaaaggccgcaacagtatgaaacaatacatgagagataaacccataaagcgtggttacaaagtgtggatgctgtgtgacaagacctcttacaacttgaaatttgatatttacaccggaaaagtaggtgacacagtgcaaacaggccttggggagcatgtagtgctgagtttgtcctctgaactcgtaaataaaggccattatctttatttcgacaactatttcaatagctataacttgttggctggtttacagcagagaaacatatatgcctgtgggacagttcaaccaacaaggaaacatttacccaaattaaaaacagacaaagaattaagcagaggtgaatttgactggagggtcagcaactgtggcatcctctacttgaagtggaaagataagagagctgttcatctcctttcaaattttcacagtcctgaagttactacagtgactcgccgtgaaagagatggttcacgcatagagctaccttgtcctcaagcagtgatggattacaatgcacacatgaacaatgtcgacaagttcgaccaactgaaaaaatcatatgaaataagccggagaagtaaaaagtggtggcaccgaatattctttcacctgcttgatgtcagtatcgtcaacagctatataatttggaaggaactaggcgatagagaaaaaatgactgccaaagtcttcaggatgagtatcctgcaaagcttagtaacccagaaaacaccattgaggccatctagacttcatgagagtcaagtccacgtaaagaaaaacaagccatatgtttcctcacgccagcgtctcgacaattcatcccaccagccagagcgtactaccgccagacgttgtgcgaaatgcagtacaaaaaagaagcaagtgcgcactttctggatgtgcgctgaatgcaaagtgcctttgtgccttagcaaaacaaaaaggtgctttcaagattttcacaaaaaggaataa